In Papaver somniferum cultivar HN1 chromosome 9, ASM357369v1, whole genome shotgun sequence, the genomic stretch CAGGTACACGTATTTATccagtcgaatattttcagatgcatcaaaattatttatataagataatcggcatttgaacaactctctagaaACATAtgtagacatgattgatcacatttgtgactcaaaattaaagttttaaagtgttatatgaaaatggttaaacttatcgttcaattgattagtttcagCTAACCGTTTATGAACAAGTCATTACGCACGGTTCGGTAATGGTTCATCCTAACTAGAGTGTATACtctgttatgttaatctcaagtcaattttttcatctaacggtgtttattgattgcttgattcacctaagattaaatataaaacaaccttgatcttgaaagtttatataaggagatcctcaaacaactgggatctttgaatccctgacactattcttgcatgtcctagttgtaaactagaattGTTCTCTCCTTAAAATCGTTTTAGGGTCAAGCGACTAAAAAgatttcacctagggattcgtgaagccaggtccgactatcgttatcttgataatttttgtatcctgatcttgctattgctggttgagccttgctccatctatcaagatagatataaatcacaaagtttcttcgtgtcatactttgtgattccacatgtttatacttatgaggtgaataataatctaggttgctctttgggagttataagaccggattttgaggcTTGCTAACTTTTTCTAATGCAATTTATTTTcaatctcaccttgatctttgaacagaatgaaaatcacatatagacttatctgtgggaggaagattggtttaaagtcttcaattaagttgaagcaactcttacgatgtcagctaagggaatcaattacgcggaGTCCCACTGGTATTCAAgaagcgtaaggagcgcgactgtaactgaattggtGTGACGATTTATTTCGGTctcgactacattccagtccgaagttctaaccgcaggctagagtctgtagcggcttaatacaatttggtgttcaaatctggactaggtctcggggtttttctgcacttgcagtttcctcgttaacaaaatttctagtgtctttgttatttatttttcgcattatattgtttatctttataattgaaacataacaggttatacgttaaaatcaattcaagtagataagtccatcaaaattgttggatacaacttgattgatcttggatattgatctttgggatcgtccaagtactctcaagAAATAATTAGGTTCACGAACTTGTCTCTGTAAcatctgattgtgagagaaatagaTATAAGATCTTCATATAAtccctgattgagattcattaagttgtaatactcggaattgtatttgaatttagtccatacatgttgcctaagaaaaagttggtggtgtattttggtacgcCGCGTTTTCACATATAAAGTATTGTCTAGCCAATTTGAGTACATTCTTAATCCCCAGAAATGTAAACGCTTTATATAAGTCTCTGCGGAAGCTTCTAGTGCTCCCTAAAGTCCAGATTTACGTATGGAAATGTTATGAAAATATTTTGCTTGTGAAATCaattatttgtagatttaataaTTCTCATGGTATAAATTGCAATATGTGTGGAAATGTAGTGTCTGAAACTGCAGAGCATCTGACCTTACATTGTCCTGTTGTTCAAGCAGTTTGGTCGTTAACTCCTTATTATAACTTAGTCTCACAAGTTAGGGATTCAACATGGAACTTAAAAAAGTGGGTTGGGCAGTGGTTATCTTCTGATATCCTTAAAGATAAAGCGGTTGTTGTTTTTTTCCATCGCATGGAGCATATGTAAATGCAAATGTTCATTTTTCAAGGAAGAAATTTAAATTATTTCACTACTGCGAGACTAGCACTCAAGCTTGTAACTGATGCTGATACTTATCTTAGATCTGATTTTGCTGCAAATATGCCTGCTAACATTCAACTATTGAAAATGATTTAAATCCCATAGTAGCTTCATTACCAGACGACTGCATTATTATATACAATGATGCCTCTTTTGACATTATTACTTGGTTTGATTATGAATGAATGACACTGGCTGCAAAGTCATCCCATGGGTATCTAGGAACACTGAAAAAGCTGAATGCTTAGCGTTGCTGGAAGCTAGTATTTGGGCGAACGAAAGGAACAACATAAAGGATGCTTCATCAGTGATGCTCAATTAATAATAACCAGCTATTCTGGtataaaaaaacaattatagATGACTGCAAGTTGATTCACAACAATTTTTCATTCTCTAGAGTAATTTCTATAAATAAATTTCAACAATCATAATGATTTCGTAGCTAAATTCAGGATGAATTGGTGATCCCTTCCTTCATGTCATAACACTCATAGTTTCTTTTGGtttaataatatttttcttaacaaaaaaaacACGCATTTTTAAAGGTTATTTTTGGTCAGTTTAGTGCTAATGGATCAAGTTGAACCCTGCATTTTCATCAATGGACCAAATTGACGTGGACCAAACAATAACTTCCTCATTTTTCTTAAAAACCCGACTTACGGGATGCATAATTTTAGCTCTGAGAAACCGTTTCACATGATTTCGGATCTAGTATAGGCCAAAACCTTGCCAAACCATATGCAGCCCTACCCGTGATCCATCAAATTTGGATTATTTTTGCCAACTCTCGTAGGCCGTAGTATTTTGACCTAAAACATCAAAATTCTCTCAATTTAAATCGGCTTTCTCTCAGAGACAGATTTTGAACCCTAAAACCTCTCGTTCTCCATAAACCTTGAACCCTAATTTTCTTACAATGACTCTTAAGAACCATTTTCCTTTACCAGAGAATCCACcttctgtttcatcttcttctgcttctgaAGATGAAAGAGAGGTCGAAGAGGAAGTAGTTaacgacaaagaagaagaaagcgacgacatcgaagaagaagaagaagaagaagaagaagacggagaTGACGATGAAGAAACTGAGAAATCAAGATTCTGTGTTGTTCCAAACTCTAAACCTAAATCTAAAGAtgctgtagaagaagaagaagaaaactctgaTGATGATTCGGAATCTGATGAACAAATCCCAATTGAAAAGGAAGAGGCAGTCAAGAAACCCGAACACACTTCCATTCCGGTCAAACGTCCGGTTGCCAAACGACAGGTTGAGGCAGAGAAATCCTCGAAACGGAGGAAGAAGAACAATGATTCTAATGCTGGAGAAGAGTCTGAGAAGAAAACAGCGAGGGTATGGACTGAAGAAGGTGAGATTGTTCTTCTGAAAGGAATGATTGATTACATGAAGCAAggtaaaaaccctaattctgattcaAATGGTTTTTATGAATTTATTAAGGGCTCTATTAATGTTGATGTTACTAAAGAGCAATTGTCTAGTAAAATTAGACATGCCAAAGGGAGATATCGGCAGAATGAAGCCAAAGAGAAGAGTGGGGAAGTCTTGACATTTACCAAATCCCATTTTGAGAAATGCTATGAGTTGTCAAAGTCAATATGGGGTGCTGAGAATAAACCAGAAAATGATGGTAAAgagaaaaagggaaaagaaaCAATTGAGGTGGATGGTGCTACAAACGGTAAGAGTAAGAAGAAAAAAGCTAGTACAGATGCAAGTGTTTCGGAGAAACGGGAAGAAGGTGTTAAGGTAGGTGATGTTGATGGTAAATTGAAAGCAACAGTTGAAAAGGAAGATGTAGAGGTTTGTGGATTGATTGAATTGGCTCAGCATATGGCACCTCCGGGTTTGAAAAGTTTTCTAAATAAGAGAGCTTTTCAATTGGTTGAACCTTCGAAGAGGAAGGCATTTGAAAAGAGGTGGAAGGACGTACAGGTTGCAGAGGGGGAGTTGTTCTTGAGAAGGATAGATTTGGTTCGTGAATTCTCATCGAAGGCGTTGGAGGCACTGAAGTCTCAAACTTCTTAAGGTTTTCTTTTGACTCACTCGATTATAAGCTGTTTTTTTGTCTTCTTAATAGCATATAGGTGGGGGAGGTACAGTGCTGAATGTTATGTCTATTGAGAAGATTCGGGGTTTTAGTTTTATGTTGCTATAGGAGTATGGTTCAGAATTTTCTGCCAGTTAATATTTGCATATGTTCATAGTTTATACATTACATTTTTCTTAGCATATTGACCAAACTTATGGTAGAAATTCTGTTTTGTCTTGTCTCATCTCCCTTAGCCAATTTGTGTGTTTGAGGCACTGAAGTCACCAGcttcttaagttttttttttgactcaCTCATTGTATGCTGGTTTTTGTCTTCTTAGTAGCATAGGTGGGAGGGGTTCAGTGTTGAATGCTATGTCTATTGATAAGATTCggggtttttgttttatgttgttaTAGGAGTATGGTTTATCATTTTATGCCACTTAATATCTGCAGATGTTCATGgttagttgattttttttcttatcatatCAACCAAGCTTACGGTAGAAATTCTGTTTTGCTTTGTCTCATCTCCCTTGGCCAGTTTGTTGTATTTCTTACATAGACATAGACTATTGTCCTGTTAATTTATAGGAAGTAGAGATTTAGTGCAGTATGAGGTAAAAATAAAGAGAAGCCGTAGATATATGCTAGAACTAGATTCATATTTCCAACAATCACACATGTACCAATTACTGAAATATAGGAATATCAAAAACTTGAGATTAGAAGAAAGGGTGTGCCAAAGGTACTAGTGAGGATTCTAGAATGATCCTCGTGTGTGCATCTTTATGACCTAAATAGTAATCCATGAGTTAATCAAGCTATTAAGTCTATCGATATAGTGTGATAAAAGCGATGATGCTGTTAGGAAGTAATAAATGACTTGCAGCATATCAAGTTTGGCATCAAATATGTT encodes the following:
- the LOC113310295 gene encoding STOREKEEPER protein-like, with the protein product MTLKNHFPLPENPPSVSSSSASEDEREVEEEVVNDKEEESDDIEEEEEEEEEDGDDDEETEKSRFCVVPNSKPKSKDAVEEEEENSDDDSESDEQIPIEKEEAVKKPEHTSIPVKRPVAKRQVEAEKSSKRRKKNNDSNAGEESEKKTARVWTEEGEIVLLKGMIDYMKQGKNPNSDSNGFYEFIKGSINVDVTKEQLSSKIRHAKGRYRQNEAKEKSGEVLTFTKSHFEKCYELSKSIWGAENKPENDGKEKKGKETIEVDGATNGKSKKKKASTDASVSEKREEGVKVGDVDGKLKATVEKEDVEVCGLIELAQHMAPPGLKSFLNKRAFQLVEPSKRKAFEKRWKDVQVAEGELFLRRIDLVREFSSKALEALKSQTS